A portion of the Equus quagga isolate Etosha38 chromosome 17, UCLA_HA_Equagga_1.0, whole genome shotgun sequence genome contains these proteins:
- the LOC124229523 gene encoding olfactory receptor 9Q1-like gives MAEKNFTLVTEFLLIAFADCPEWALPLFLLFFSIYLITLLGNTGMIILIWVDHRLHTPMYFLLSHLSFMDICYSSVTVPQMMAVLLEHGTVLSYTRCVAQFFLFTFFGSIDCYLLALMAYDRYVAVCQPLLYVTIMTQKARLGFMAVVYIAGLFSALVRTVSAFTLSFCGTNEINFIFCDLPPLLKLTCGDSYTQEVVIIVFAIFVIPACMVVILVSYLFIILAIMQISSPGGRAKTFSTCASHLTTVSLFFGTLIFMYLRDNSGRSPQEDQVVAVFYTTMIPMLNPLIYSLRNKEVKEALRKILNRTKLS, from the coding sequence ATGGCAGAGAAGAACTTCACCTTAGTGACTGAATTCCTCCTTATTGCATTTGCTGACTGTCCTGAATGGGCACTACCTCTCttcctcctatttttttctatctatctCATCACCTTGTTGGGGAACACGGGCATGATTATCCTGATCTGGGTGGATCATCGGCTTCATACTCCAATGTACTTCCTTCTGAGTCACCTCTCTTTCATGGACATCTGCTACTCATCTGTCACTGTGCCTCAGATGATGGCCGTGTTGTTGGAGCATGGGACAGTTTTATCCTACACACGCTGTGTTGCTCAGTTCTTCCTCTTTACCTTCTTTGGCTCCATTGACTGCTACCTTCTGGCCctcatggcctatgaccgctatgtagCTGTGTGCCAACCTCTGCTTTATGTCACCATCATGACGCAGAAGGCCCGTTTGGGTTTTATGGCTGTAGTTTACATTGCTGGTCTCTTCAGTGCCTTGGTGCGGACAGTCTCAgctttcactctctctttctgtggAACCAATGAGATCAACTTCATTTTCTGTGACCTCCCTCCTCTTTTAAAGCTGACCTGTGGGGACAGCTATACCCAGGAAGTGGTAATTATTGTGTTTGCCATTTTTGTGATTCCTGCCTGCATGGTGGTGATCTTGGTGTCCTACCTGTTTATCATCTTGGCCATTATGCAGATCTCCTCACCTGGAGGCAGGGCCAAGACCTTTTCTACGTGTGCCTCCCACCTTACCACTGTGTCACTCTTCTTTGGCACCCTCATCTTCATGTATCTGAGAGATAACTCTGGCCGGTCCCCACAGGAGGATCAGGTGGTGGCTGTGTTCTACACAACAATGATCCCTATGTTGAACCCcctcatctacagcctgaggaacaaggaagtgaaggaggccCTGAGGAAAATTCTCAACAGAACCAAGTTGTCCTAA